The sequence CCCAACTACTACTTTCAAATACATGTTCACAATACTTGCATGAGGCATGTTTAAAAGATTTAACAACTCAACGATaattacttgagggggagtcaattaTATGATGCACTCTTTTTCTCTTAACTAAATTTTTTTCCCACTTGATTTTCTTTAtcaaggtttttaacgagacagtaCTAGTTGATCTCAAATACAATAAATTGTTACCCAAGAGGGAGTATTATAAATACAAGCCTCAAAAGTCATGGATTATCAATTATTTGTATACATCATGGTACTATAGTATTACCCTAAGTTggtaatattttactataaatagaaCATGCATGCAAGCATTATACTTGCACCATTTAACACTTATTTCAAGTATTTTCTTTTTTtactttcttttatattttttgaaCTGCTGAATAATATAATAACTAGCAAGACGCTAGAAAAAGATTGCATAAAGTTTAAAGGATTTTGGAGTCAAACGTTCCAATCTATCTTATTTTTTTCCATATCTAGCCGATAACCAATCGAAAGAAAGTAAAACAATAGAGTTTAAAGGCTCGAAAATTTTGGAGCCAAACATTTATTCACTTTCCACTCTTGCATTATTAAATATCTGTAGTAAGTTTAGGTCACTAAATATCAGGGCCGTCCCGTGAAAAATATGGGCCCTGTTCAGCAAATACAAATTGGGCCTTTTGTATCGTAAAATTTttcatataaataaaaataagttctataaaactaataatatcaTGAGTACTACCATCTTTCAAAATAGCGGTTGCAAAAAACTTAATATCAAACAATTAATGGACTTACGGTGGATCACTAAATATAATATATGTTGGATTTTTCTTGGGCCTTTTCGGATTATGGGCACTGTTCTATAGCACACTTAGAACATGCTCAAATCCGCccctgctatatatatatatatatatatatatatatatatatatatatatatatatatatatacaaggttgtaaaactcgctactcggggagtactcggccggaggtttttgaggagtaatcggcgactcggggagtactcggaggagtactcggatgttgacttttgttgactttttagtttatatatatatatatatatatatatatatatatatatatatatatatatatatatatatatatatatatatatatatatgatgttgtaATATGTGTTCCAAAAGTGTATATATGTTGCTTATATGCTTGATTCAATACAAATTGACTTTGTATGAAACTTAAATAAGCATCATTAGCAATTTTAAACATCAAAAAACATCAAAAAAACATCAAATAGCATCAATGTTAACATCAAATAGCAAATACAAAATACATGATACAAAGTTTGAAAGTTACAAACAACGGGTCATAATAGAGCATGTCATTCTTGAATCTTGATCAATCTTCATCaatatcgaattccttatcatgttCATAATGTTGTTCACGAATTTCAACTCCATCTGACTCATACTCAATATCTTCATCTACTTCGAGTTCCTCCTCACTCGCCGAGTCGAATTCTTCGAAAAGTTCTCGCGGTCGTCTACTACTTCTTCGAGGTTCGTTAGCTCCCTTCAAACCTGTAGCCTCACTAATCAACTCGTAAGTCAATCCTTCATCAATAATCCAATCTTGCGCCTCAGTTGCAACATCATCATGCGATACAAGTACATCACGCCCTGCTCGTTCCTTTCTTCTTTCATTTTTTTTCATTAAATTAGCATTGAATTGAACATAGACAAGACTGTTCACTTTTTCTGCCTCGAGCCTATTTCTCTTTTTCGTATGGATCTACAAAGGTAAAATAACTAATAAGCCAACAAATAGTTTAAgtaaaaatataacttaaaaataaatAGATTACTAAACACTAAAAGTCACTAACCGCTTCGAATGTGCTCCAGTTTCTTTCACAACCCGATGAGGCGGTGGTTAAAGAAAGTATCCTAATTGCAACTTTTCTCAAATTAGGAGTTGAGGCACCATAGCTTGCCCACCAACTCGCTACAATTAAAGATACATTAAATTGTCACTAGCAAACAGTAGCAAACATACACACTTATTAAATCTACAATTCAAGAAAATAAACAAATAACGCATTACCTGGATTAAATTTAGAATCGTTCACCTCACATCCTTTAATTGCAACTGTCCGACCAAACTTCCCTTCTTTACTCCTGTAAATTGGCAACTCCAAATTACATATTGTATCTTGCATCTCATGATCTTCAGGATACATTTGCTCAACAACTTCAACAACCGCATCATTCGCACGTTCATCAAGTAGGATACTTACATCGTTATAAAGATAAAACGGGTTCAAAAAATAAGCCGCCAAGTGTAGGCATGTATCAAGTCTACCTTCCATCTTAGTTGATATGACTTCCATGATGGCCTTATATTTTTCGTAATTATTGTTGAAAACTTCTCTAATTTGTTGTTGTGCCTTCTTAAGCTCACCATGTAAGAAACCCATGGAAGGCTTCCAATCGGCATCTACCATCCTTAAGACTTTGACTAAAGGTTCAAAAACACTTAAGCATCTTGCCACACCGGCCCAAGTTTTGTCGTCCATCACCAAAGATTTAACGTCCGTCCCTTTCTTTGTCTTTGCTAAGCTACACTTTTCCCATTTCTCAGTCAAAAACATGTGTCTTAGTTGTGTCTTCTTTTCAAGTAGACTTTGCAAAGTAAGAAATGAGGAAGCAAATCTTGTAACTCCCGGTCTTACAATATTCCTCTTGTTGGTGTATTTCCGCATTAAAGCCAATGACATATGATGGGAATAGATGAACACCGTTATTTTTCTTGCTTCTTCTAGTGTCTTTTTGAAGCCTTTTTTCCCCCCAATACCTTCAAGAATAGACTTATTACCTTAATAATTATAAACtttaatactttaatatatatactttaatactttaataattataAACTTATTACCTTCAAGCATAAGGTTAATTGTGTGCGCCGAACAACATGTCCAAAATATTGTTGGTCGTTTCACCTTCAACAACTTTGCCGCTCCCATATTATTAGCGGCATTGTCGGTCATAACTTGAACCACATTTTCGGGACCAAGTTTTTCGATGCACATCTcaatatatttgtatatgtaatcGCTTGTGTGAGCTTCATCCGAACACTCTTTTGAAGTCAAGAACACGGTACCCAAACTCGAATTAGCACATAAGTTCATGATGCTCCTTCTGTTTCTATCGGACCATGCATCCGTCATAATGGAGCATCCACTTATTTTCCAATCATCTTCATACCTTTTCATGCGGGTTTTTGTTCTATCAACCTCTTTCTTTAATAGAGGTTCTCCTAAGTGGTATCTTGATGGAGGTTTACCATTAGGTCCATGATGACCGGCCGCCTCTAATATACATACGAATTCATCATTATCAACCGCATTAAACGGAACCGCATGCTGATAAGCCCACCTAGCAATATAAGCATCTAAACGATCCGCACTTTCTTTTCTCATAACGCTATCAAGATTGGTTTGTTTACTCTTTCCTTTATCAAAAGTTGTAAACCTATCAATGGGACCGTAAGAACGTTGTGGCTTCGATCCTTCAAATTCTTCACTCTCATCAAGGTCAATGGGGCTTGTCATATCATTCCTTACCTCCATTCTCACAGATACATCATGATCTTTTTTAACTTTCTTTTTAGCACCAATATCATTAATAGCTTTTTGACATTTTGCTATATCCTCTTGGGTGGCTTTAGAGCATGATGCGACATTTCCTGTTACCTGAGCAACATGCTGTTTCAATCTATGAATACCACCCGACATAACCTTGCCGCAAAGCGTGCATTTCACTTTTTGTAAATTATTCTTGTCAGTCAAAATTGCGTAATCCCAACCAACATCACCCGATTTCCTCTTGAGTTCATTCATAGCAGCAGTAGAATTCGTTGATTGATCCGTAGACGCTCCTGCCATTGAAAAGTGAATATACCAAACCTAAACAAAAAACATACCACTTAGCTTGTTAGCTCAGTTAAAcaaaatacaacaatacacaaattGTAATATAACAGTTGTAAACAAGAGACAAATTGATATACAAAAATTGTTAGCTCAGTTAAACACTTATAcaaaatacaacaatacacaatttgTAATATAACAGTTGTAAACAAGTGACAAATTGATATACAAATCTTGTTAGCTCACTTAAAcaaaatacaacaatacacaaattGATATACAAACTGATAATTATATACAAAAACGAGTACACTGAGTCAAATATAAACAGATATAAACAAGAGACAAATATAAATTGATTAACTAATTGATTAACAGATATAAATTGATTAACTAATTGATTAGTAACATTAGTACACTGAGTCAAAATCAAGAGACaaatatttacaaaaaaaaaaaagatgattagattaaaatttataaacaaaCCTGAATCTGTTGAGAACTTGCGATAGAAGAGGAAGAAGAGTAGTCGAGCTTGTTAATTGTTGAGTGACATGTCCAATTGAAGAAGAGGAAGACGAATTTTCGAAGAAACCCAAGAAATAGCAGCGACAGAGAAGAAAGAGGAAGAAACGTAGGCGGTATAGAAGAAAAAGAAGGGTCGCTGTGAAGGAAACCCTAATTATTGAACGTATTTCAATTTTTTAGaagagttgacttttgttgaccgagTTTTGGCCGATTCTTGTACCGAGTTCTCGTTTTCTCCCTTCAGCCGAGTACTCGCCGATTACTCGGCCGAGTTGGCCGAGTTTTGCaaccttgtatatatatatatatatatatatatatatatatatatatatatatatatatatatatatatatatgggcagaatcaatggggaagtaaccaatcggggggaagcggggggaagcaaaaaaaaaattttcgtttttttttttgtaatttttttttccggcatcaagatcaaacgaaaatatgaacatttagaagagacacttcgtgatgaatgttattatttaggcggaaaaacgatcgacaaaaataacattcaagataatattgttcgtgaagaatatgaacgttttttttcttcttcatgttttgtgaagtaaaatttagcccgatttagagtttagggtttagggtttggtgttttgggtttattccataaacccaaaacaccaaaccctaaaccctaaactctaaaccgttcgtgttaaaaactcaatctaaatcctaaatctaaaccctaaatttctaaaccctaatatctaaaccccaatagctaaaacctcaatatacgctcgaaaaatacgataattattatatattacttcttcgagcgttttctcgccaaaataaaaatatttatcacaaagtgtctctactaaatgttcatattttcatctcatctataatgttcgtgaacaaagttttttcaaaaaatgaaagaaaaaaagtttttgtttccccccgcttccccccgattggttacttccctcttgatcctaccactatatatatatatatatatatatatatatatatatatatatatatatatatatatatatatatatatatatatatatatatatatatatatatatataactaaatcgcAATACCTTTAATATTTTTTGATAACAAGGAACCCTCATATGAACTAATAtacataaattaaaaaaaaaactatatatatatatatatatatatatatatatatatatatatatatatatatatatatatatatattatatacaactAAATCGCAATAcctttaatattttttaataacaAGGAACCCTCATATGAACTAATATACATAAATTAATATTTATCAAGTTTATCTTAAATCAAATCAATATGGCTCTATCAGTCGAGTCAACAGCAAGtgtcgatttattgacgacttgactgtCGTTTAGAGCCTAGATGGAATTTCAGTCAGGCCTTAAAACTCATGGAAATTGATTTTACCATTTTTTAAGGCGACTTTTTTTTACATACTTATTAGTCGGAGGTTCTTTCGGAATCAATATCTCtgtccatagaacattgagagtttttgggtgtttcactctgggtggataaATGATTTCACTTTATTTTAGGAAAGATggaggattgtctacatcttacctccttaTAGTTTATGTGAAATTAAATTTTGTTGTTGTTGCAtcctaaataaaaaataaaacatgaATTTCCGCAGAGACACTTATTTCATGTCATTAAGGAGTATGATGTATAAAAATGCCATGAAAATGACTTGTGGAATACTAGTACAagtaaaaacaaaaaataaaaataaaataaaaaaaataaactttgtAGTTTATAGTCTTGAATTTCTTCTTGCAAGTTGTAAAGTTGCTTAAAATATTAAAATAAGACTATGATATTATGTGAAATCAGTCTCACACTTATTTTGGCTTATTATGTCGATTTTTCTTGAAATTTGGTTGAAAGTCAATGAAATGCAAAAACTTACTATATATTTCTACTAGTTTCgtcatatttaaaaattatgtggaTATCAAGTCGCATTAAAGGAAGATCCATCGATTGGCTATCGTGGCTCTCGAACCCGAAATCGTGTGTTGTGTAGTAATTTTAGTTACCTTTAGTTTGGTGGATGCCCTCTCATCATCCACTGCCCAAGCATGAAGCATGTTCGAGTAGCACTGGTCATAGTTTTTTCGAGTAGCATTAGCCTTCTTGTTGTGCTGTTTATGTATGTATCTTTGTGTAAGTAATTTGTAATACACCCTTGTGGGTTTGGTTCTTGAAATAaaatttgcttttcaaaaaaaaaaaaattattcctaaACTTTTATACACATTTCTAAAACACTGAAAATATGGTGTAAAGAGTGAATAATATTAGACACTACTTAACATAGAAAATATGAATCGTGTTCAAACATTTCTATATTAAAGTAACAATACTTGGCGATTCTAGAATTAAACATAAATGGTCTATATAATTAGAGTTGTAAATTATTTTTAAAGAATGATTATTTACTTCTAGAAAAATCATTAATTTCAAAAATAAATGAAATCATATCTTTAAATCTAGTTGTGTCATTCGCAATTTAACTGAAAATTGTAAAAAAAGTTCTAAACTAGTGGGGTCTTTGAACCCCGCCACTCAACATGTAGATTCACCATTGCTACTTAACATAGAAATAGTGCGTTTATGAGACGAAATGATATGATTATATTTGCTTGAGAAGATACAATCATATGTATAAGACATCATCGGTGTGATCCTCAAATGTATACGAGAATAAGTGGTGTTAGGAAATCACTTTTGGCTCCCAAAGCAGATTTCGATAAGTTAGTGTGTTCTTCAAAATCTTTTTCTATGTACATGTACTAGGCACCAAAACAACCGTTTAAAAACATAATTTGTTTTCTGTGAGTAAATTGTTTGTGGTCATTTTCAGGTTCGTTGAATATTGGAAGTTTCGTTGTTGTTTCGAGTGTCTAAAATGAACCCCCTAAACTCGCAGTGGCTCCGTCCCTACGTATAGGTAAAGGCACATACCTTAACCGGAATTGACAAAAGTCGCCAGTCCAGTGTTTGACATATTCCAAGTCTAA comes from Rutidosis leptorrhynchoides isolate AG116_Rl617_1_P2 chromosome 4, CSIRO_AGI_Rlap_v1, whole genome shotgun sequence and encodes:
- the LOC139840956 gene encoding uncharacterized protein, giving the protein MAGASTDQSTNSTAAMNELKRKSGDVGWDYAILTDKNNLQKVKCTLCGKVMSGGIHRLKQHVAQVTGNVASCSKATQEDIAKCQKAINDIGAKKKVKKDHDVSVRMEVRNDMTSPIDLDESEEFEGSKPQRSYGPIDRFTTFDKGKSKQTNLDSVMRKESADRLDAYIARWAYQHAVPFNAVDNDEFVCILEAAGHHGPNGKPPSRYHLGEPLLKKEVDRTKTRMKRYEDDWKISGCSIMTDAWSDRNRRSIMNLCANSSLGTVFLTSKECSDEAHTSDYIYKYIEMCIEKLGPENVVQVMTDNAANNMGAAKLLKVKRPTIFWTCCSAHTINLMLEGIGGKKGFKKTLEEARKITVFIYSHHMSLALMRKYTNKRNIVRPGVTRFASSFLTLQSLLEKKTQLRHMFLTEKWEKCSLAKTKKGTDVKSLVMDDKTWAGVARCLSVFEPLVKVLRMVDADWKPSMGFLHGELKKAQQQIREVFNNNYEKYKAIMEVISTKMEGRLDTCLHLAAYFLNPFYLYNDVSILLDERANDAVVEVVEQMYPEDHEMQDTICNLELPIYRSKEGKFGRTVAIKGCEVNDSKFNPASWWASYGASTPNLRKVAIRILSLTTASSGCERNWSTFEAIHTKKRNRLEAEKVNSLVYVQFNANLMKKNERRKERAGRDVLVSHDDVATEAQDWIIDEGLTYELISEATGLKGANEPRRSSRRPRELFEEFDSASEEELEVDEDIEYESDGVEIREQHYEHDKEFDIDED